A window of the Dryobates pubescens isolate bDryPub1 chromosome 36, bDryPub1.pri, whole genome shotgun sequence genome harbors these coding sequences:
- the LOC104309384 gene encoding feather keratin Cos1-2 — MSCCRPCPPCQPCGPTPLANSCNEPCCVKCQDSTIAIQPPAVVVTLPGPILSSFPQNTAVGSSTSAAVGSILSSEGVPINSGGFDLSCITNRYSCRPCRPC; from the coding sequence atgtcctgctgcaggccatgcccaccctgccagccctgtggccCAACCCCActggccaacagctgcaatgagccctgctgtgtgaagtgccaggACTCCACCATTGccatccagcctcctgctgtggtggtgaccctgcctggacccatcctcagctccttccctcagaacactgctgtgggctcctccacctctgctgctgttggcagcatcctcagctctgaGGGAGTGCCCATCAACTCCGGGGGCTTTGACCTCTCCTGCATCACCAACCGCTACTCTTGCCGGCCCTGCCGCCCCTGCTAG